A section of the Neofelis nebulosa isolate mNeoNeb1 chromosome 12, mNeoNeb1.pri, whole genome shotgun sequence genome encodes:
- the LOC131491580 gene encoding nucleophosmin yields MEDSMDMDMSPLRPQNYLFGCELKADKDYHFKVDNDENEHQLSLRTVSLGAGAKDELHIVEAEAMNYEGSPIKVTLATLKMSVQPTVSLGGFEITPPVVLRLKCGSGPVHISGQHLVAVEEDAESEDEEEEDVKLLSISGKRSAPGSGSKVPQKKVKLAADEDDDEDDDDDDDDEDDDDDDFDDEEAEEKAPVKKSIRDTPAKNAQKSNQNGKDSKPSTPRSKGQESFKKQEKTPKTPKGPSSVEDIKAKMQASIEKGGSLPKVEAKFINYVKNCFRMTDQEAIQDLWQWRKSL; encoded by the coding sequence ATGGAAGATTCGATGGACATGGACATGAGCCCCCTGAGGCCCCAGAACTATCTTTTCGGTTGTGAACTAAAGGCTGACAAAGATTATCACTTTAAAGTGGACAATGATGAAAACGAGCACCAGTTATCTTTAAGAACGGTCAGTTTAGGAGCTGGTGCAAAGGATGAATTGCACATTGTTGAAGCAGAGGCAATGAATTATGAAGGAAGTCCAATTAAAGTCACACTGGCAACTTTGAAAATGTCTGTACAGCCAACGGTTTCCCTTGGGGGCTTTGAAATAACACCACCTGTGGTCTTACGGTTGAAATGCGGTTCAGGGCCTGTGCATATTAGTGGACAGCACTTAGTAGCTGTGGAGGAAGATGCAGAGtcagaagatgaagaggaagaggatgtgAAACTCCTTAGTATATCTGGAAAGCGTTCTGCCCCTGGAAGTGGTAGCAAGGTTccacagaaaaaagtaaaacttgctgccgatgaagatgatgatgaagatgacgatgatgacgatgatgatgaagatgatgatgatgatgattttgatgatgaggaagctgaagaaaaGGCTCCAGTAAAGAAATCTATACGAGATACTCCAgccaaaaatgcacaaaaatctAACCAGAATGGAAAAGACTCAAAACCATCAACACCAAGATCAAAAGGTCAAGAATCTttcaaaaaacaggaaaagactcCCAAAACACCGAAAGGACCTAGTTCTGTAGAAGACATTAAAGCAAAAATGCAAGCAAGTATAGAAAAAGGTGGTTCTCTTCCCAAAGTGGAAGCCAAGTTCATCAATTATGTGAAGAATTGCTTCCGGATGACTGACCAAGAGGCTATTCAAGATCTCTGGCAGTGGAGGAAGTCTCtttaa